The following proteins are encoded in a genomic region of [Eubacterium] hominis:
- a CDS encoding tetracycline resistance determinant leader peptide — translation MILKYPENICMLCIPMVMHKNPSDKSIYHWDFYALLGF, via the coding sequence GTGATTCTAAAGTATCCAGAGAATATCTGTATGCTTTGTATACCTATGGTTATGCATAAAAATCCCAGTGATAAAAGTATTTATCACTGGGATTTTTATGCCCTTTTGGGTTTTTGA
- a CDS encoding conjugal transfer protein — protein MMKFGKNQNTEKQTPKEKKPRVYKVNPRKKVVIVLWVLLGLSFSFAIFKHFTAIDTHTIHETTIIEKEYVDTHHVENFVENFAKVYYSWELNDKSIDNRIENLKAYLTEELQALNVDTVRKDIPVSSSVKGFQIWTVEADGDNQFDVTYSVDQLITEGENTKTVHSAYIVSVYVDSTGNMVLIKNPTITSIPKKSDYKPKAIESEGTVDSITTNEINEFLTTFFKLYPTATASELSYYVNDGILKPIGKEYIFQELVNPIYNRKDNQVTVSLTVEYIDQQTKATQVSQFDLVLEKNGSNWKIIE, from the coding sequence ATGATGAAATTCGGAAAAAATCAGAATACAGAAAAACAGACACCAAAGGAAAAGAAACCTCGTGTCTATAAGGTCAATCCTCGTAAAAAGGTTGTGATTGTCCTATGGGTACTTTTAGGACTTAGTTTCAGCTTTGCGATATTCAAGCACTTTACAGCCATTGATACCCATACCATTCATGAAACCACCATCATAGAAAAGGAATATGTCGATACTCATCATGTGGAAAATTTTGTAGAGAACTTTGCGAAAGTCTACTATTCATGGGAACTAAACGACAAGTCCATTGATAATCGCATAGAAAACCTGAAAGCATATCTGACAGAGGAACTTCAAGCTCTGAATGTCGATACAGTTCGTAAAGATATTCCTGTATCGTCTTCTGTAAAAGGATTTCAGATATGGACGGTAGAAGCAGATGGCGACAATCAATTTGATGTAACCTACAGTGTAGACCAACTCATTACAGAGGGGGAAAATACAAAGACCGTCCACTCTGCTTATATAGTGAGTGTCTATGTAGACAGTACTGGAAATATGGTCCTCATTAAGAATCCGACCATTACTAGCATACCAAAGAAATCAGACTATAAACCAAAAGCTATTGAAAGTGAGGGTACGGTTGATTCCATTACAACCAATGAAATCAATGAGTTTTTAACGACGTTCTTCAAGCTCTATCCTACAGCGACAGCCAGTGAACTTTCCTACTATGTGAATGACGGGATATTAAAACCAATCGGAAAAGAGTACATCTTTCAAGAACTGGTAAATCCTATTTACAATCGTAAGGATAATCAAGTCACGGTATCGCTGACAGTGGAGTATATCGACCAGCAGACCAAAGCAACGCAGGTATCTCAATTTGATTTGGTACTTGAAAAGAACGGGAGTAATTGGAAGATTATAGAATAA
- a CDS encoding lysozyme family protein, whose amino-acid sequence MKLKTLVIGGSGLFLMVFSLLLFVAILFSDEQDGGFSNIHYGGVDVSAEVLAHKPMVEKVAKEYGIEEYVNILLAIIQVESGGTAEDVMQSSESLGLPPNSLSTEESIKQGVKYFSELLASSERLGVDLESVIQSYNYGGGFLGYVANRGNKYTFELAQSFSKEYSGDEKVSYPNPIAIPINGGWRYNYGNMFYVQLVTQYLVTTEFNDDTVQAIMDEALKFEGWKYVYGGASPTTSFDCSGLTQWTYGKAGINLPRTAQQQYDVTRHIPLLEAKAGDLVFFHSTYNAGSYITHIGIYLGDNRMFHAGDPIGYADLTSSYWQQHLVGAGRIKQ is encoded by the coding sequence ATGAAGCTGAAAACTTTAGTGATTGGTGGTTCGGGATTATTCTTGATGGTCTTCTCACTGCTTCTGTTTGTCGCCATTTTATTTTCAGATGAACAAGATGGCGGTTTTTCCAACATTCACTATGGCGGTGTGGATGTTTCCGCAGAAGTGCTGGCTCATAAGCCTATGGTAGAAAAAGTTGCCAAAGAATATGGAATTGAAGAATACGTCAATATACTTCTTGCGATTATACAGGTGGAATCGGGTGGTACAGCAGAAGATGTTATGCAGTCCTCGGAATCCCTCGGTCTTCCACCTAATTCATTGAGTACAGAAGAATCCATTAAGCAAGGTGTGAAGTATTTCAGTGAGTTATTAGCCAGTAGCGAAAGGCTTGGTGTAGATTTAGAATCGGTTATCCAGTCCTACAATTATGGTGGTGGTTTCTTAGGATATGTGGCTAATCGTGGGAATAAATATACCTTTGAACTGGCTCAAAGTTTCTCAAAAGAGTATTCGGGTGACGAAAAAGTGTCTTACCCCAATCCCATAGCCATACCTATCAATGGGGGCTGGCGATACAATTACGGGAATATGTTTTATGTGCAACTGGTAACGCAGTATCTTGTCACAACAGAGTTTAATGATGATACAGTACAAGCCATCATGGACGAAGCTCTGAAATTTGAAGGCTGGAAGTATGTCTATGGCGGAGCTTCCCCGACTACCTCTTTTGATTGTAGCGGACTGACACAATGGACGTATGGAAAAGCTGGAATCAACTTACCACGAACAGCACAACAGCAATATGATGTAACCCGGCATATCCCATTATTGGAAGCAAAAGCCGGCGATTTGGTTTTCTTTCATTCTACCTATAACGCTGGCTCTTATATTACTCATATCGGGATTTATTTAGGCGATAACCGTATGTTTCATGCAGGCGACCCTATCGGTTATGCCGACTTAACAAGCTCTTACTGGCAACAGCATTTAGTGGGAGCAGGACGAATCAAACAATAA
- a CDS encoding YtxH domain-containing protein, translating to MKPSILNRIKSNWTLKRLGKVAMTVAFTLVIAIFLLAMLGTVVQAAGLVDDTVNVANEYSRYPLENYQLDFYVDNSWGWLPWNWSDGIGKQVMYGLYAITNFIWTISLYVSNATGYLVQEAYSLDFISATADSIGKNMQTLAGVTPSGLSTEGFYVGFLLLLILVLGVYVAYTGLIKRETTKAIHALMNFVLVFILSASFIAYAPDYIKKINDFSSDISNASLSLGTKIVMPHSDSQGKDSVDLIRDSLFSIQVQQPWLLLQYNSSDIESIGIDRVESLLSTSPDSNNGEDREKIVAEEIEDRSNTNMTITKTINRLGTVFFLFVFNIGISIFVFLLTGIMIFSQVLFIIYAMFLPVSFILSMIPSFDGMSKRAITKLFNTILTRAGITLIITTAFSISTMLYTLSAGYPFFLIAFLQIVTFAGIYFKLGDLMSMFSLQSNDSQSVGSRMMRKPRMLMHAHMHRLQRKLGRSVTALGAGSAIASATGKKGQSGSGSSASTQADHSRPNGQEKSTLGKRIGQTIGTVADTKDRMVDTAGNLKEQVKDLPTNARYAVYQGKSKVTDNVHDLTRSISQTKADKASGRKKQQEQRRKTIAERRSEMEQVKQKKQPASSVHERPATKQEQSHDGQTSRQTTVQASYRESQQAKQERPTVKSDSSSLKTERQSNTVQERTVQKPVTSTAPTDRASQRSITKERQSTVQRVPLQNIKSRPPIKTATIKKGSKKP from the coding sequence GTGAAACCATCAATATTAAACAGAATAAAATCAAACTGGACGCTGAAACGTCTAGGTAAAGTGGCAATGACAGTGGCTTTCACACTTGTGATTGCCATTTTTCTTTTAGCCATGCTGGGAACGGTGGTTCAAGCTGCGGGCTTGGTAGATGATACGGTCAATGTGGCAAATGAATACAGCCGATACCCACTTGAAAACTATCAACTGGATTTTTATGTGGATAATAGCTGGGGCTGGCTACCGTGGAACTGGTCGGACGGAATTGGAAAACAAGTCATGTATGGACTATATGCCATTACCAATTTTATTTGGACAATCAGTCTTTATGTTTCCAATGCGACGGGTTACTTAGTACAGGAAGCCTATTCCTTAGACTTCATTTCCGCTACAGCAGATTCCATTGGCAAGAATATGCAGACCCTTGCAGGGGTTACGCCTAGTGGACTATCAACAGAGGGTTTCTATGTTGGATTCCTTTTACTCTTGATTTTGGTTCTTGGGGTTTATGTTGCCTATACAGGACTGATAAAGAGAGAAACCACAAAGGCAATTCATGCCCTCATGAATTTTGTGCTGGTTTTTATCCTATCGGCTTCCTTTATTGCCTATGCTCCCGATTATATTAAGAAAATCAATGACTTTTCATCAGACATCAGCAACGCTAGTTTGTCACTGGGTACAAAAATTGTCATGCCCCATTCAGATAGTCAAGGCAAGGACAGTGTGGACTTGATACGTGACAGCCTATTTTCCATACAGGTTCAGCAACCGTGGCTACTGCTTCAATATAACAGTTCAGACATTGAAAGTATTGGTATTGACCGTGTGGAAAGCCTGCTCTCAACCAGTCCAGATTCCAACAATGGGGAAGACAGAGAAAAAATTGTTGCGGAAGAAATTGAAGATAGAAGCAATACCAATATGACGATTACAAAGACGATTAACCGTTTAGGTACAGTCTTCTTCCTATTTGTCTTCAATATTGGGATTTCCATATTTGTATTCCTATTAACAGGAATCATGATTTTCTCGCAGGTACTTTTTATCATCTATGCTATGTTTCTGCCTGTGAGCTTTATTTTAAGCATGATTCCATCATTTGATGGTATGTCAAAACGAGCCATAACAAAGCTCTTTAATACCATTTTGACACGAGCTGGAATCACATTGATTATTACGACAGCATTTAGTATTTCAACCATGCTCTATACCTTATCGGCTGGTTATCCGTTCTTTTTGATTGCTTTTCTACAGATTGTGACCTTTGCAGGAATCTACTTTAAGCTGGGCGATTTAATGAGTATGTTTTCTCTACAGAGTAACGATTCTCAAAGTGTGGGAAGTCGTATGATGAGAAAACCTCGTATGCTTATGCACGCTCACATGCACCGTCTACAGCGGAAACTTGGACGCTCCGTGACTGCTTTAGGGGCTGGGTCTGCCATTGCCAGTGCTACGGGTAAAAAAGGACAGTCGGGTTCGGGAAGTTCTGCGAGTACACAAGCAGATCACTCTCGACCAAACGGGCAGGAAAAATCAACACTAGGAAAGCGTATCGGTCAAACCATCGGTACAGTAGCTGATACCAAAGACAGAATGGTAGATACTGCTGGTAATTTGAAAGAACAGGTTAAGGATTTGCCGACCAATGCAAGATATGCAGTATATCAAGGAAAATCTAAAGTGACGGATAATGTCCATGATTTAACCAGAAGTATTTCTCAAACCAAAGCGGATAAAGCCAGTGGACGCAAGAAACAGCAGGAACAAAGACGGAAAACCATTGCGGAGCGTCGCTCTGAAATGGAACAGGTCAAACAGAAAAAACAGCCAGCTTCTTCCGTTCATGAAAGACCAGCCACTAAGCAAGAACAATCTCATGATGGACAGACTTCAAGGCAAACAACTGTACAGGCTTCCTATAGGGAATCTCAACAAGCCAAACAAGAGCGTCCAACAGTTAAGTCCGATTCTTCAAGTTTAAAAACGGAACGTCAAAGTAATACAGTTCAAGAAAGAACGGTTCAAAAGCCAGTAACTTCAACTGCACCAACAGATAGAGCTTCACAACGTTCAATCACAAAAGAACGTCAGTCTACTGTTCAAAGAGTACCACTACAAAATATAAAAAGTAGACCACCAATCAAAACCGCCACCATTAAGAAAGGCAGTAAGAAACCATGA
- a CDS encoding ATP-binding protein, with the protein MAYPIKYIENNLVWNKDGECYAYYELVPYNYSFLSPEQKIQVHDSFRQLIAQNRDGKIHALQISTESSILSAQERSKNEVTGKLKTVAYDKIDQQTDALISMIGENQVDYRFFIGFKLLLNDQEFSMKSLTVEAKNAFTDFVYDVNHKLMGDFVSMSNDEILRFQKMEKLLENKISRRFKIRRLDKDDFGYLIEHLYGQTGTAYEEYEYPLSKKKLEHETLIKTYDLIKPTRCLVEEKQRYLKIQQEDETAYVAYFTINSIVGELDFPSSEIFYYQQQQFTFPIDTSMNVEIVANRKALSTVRNKKKELKDLDNHAWQSDNETSSNVAEALESVNELETNLDQSKESMYKLSYVVRVSANDLDELKRRCNEVKDFYDDLSVKLVRPFGDMLGLHEEFLPASKRYMNDYIQYVTSDFLAGLGFGATQMLGENEGIYVGYSLDTGRNVYLKPALASQGVKGSVTNALASAFVGSLGGGKSFANNLIVYYAVLYGAQAVIVDPKAERGRWKETLPEISHEINIVNLTSDEKNKGLLDPYVIMKNTKDSESLAIDILTFLTGISSRDGERFPILRKAIRAVTNSEVRGLMKVIEELRVENTPLSTSIADHIESFTDYDFAHLLFSDGYVEQSISLEKQLNIIQVADLVLPDKETSFEEYTTMELLSVAMLIVISTFALDFIHTDRSIFKIVDLDEAWSFLQVAQGKTLSMKLVRAGRAMNAGVYFVTQNTDDLLDEKLKNNLGLKFAFRSTDLNEIKKTLAFFGVDPEDENNQKRLRDLENGQCLISDLYGRVGVIQFHPVFEELLHAFDTRPPVRKEV; encoded by the coding sequence ATGGCATATCCAATTAAATATATTGAAAACAATCTGGTCTGGAATAAAGATGGGGAATGTTACGCTTACTATGAGCTTGTTCCCTACAATTACTCATTTCTAAGTCCGGAACAGAAAATACAAGTACATGATTCTTTCAGACAGCTTATCGCACAAAATCGTGATGGCAAGATTCATGCTTTACAAATCAGTACAGAATCCAGCATACTTTCTGCACAAGAACGTTCCAAAAATGAAGTCACTGGAAAGCTCAAAACGGTTGCCTATGACAAAATCGACCAACAGACAGACGCTTTAATATCCATGATTGGCGAAAATCAAGTGGACTACCGTTTCTTTATCGGTTTTAAGTTGCTTCTCAACGATCAGGAGTTTTCTATGAAAAGTCTTACCGTTGAAGCAAAAAATGCTTTTACTGATTTTGTCTATGATGTGAACCATAAGCTGATGGGCGATTTTGTTAGTATGAGTAATGATGAAATCCTGCGTTTTCAGAAGATGGAAAAGCTTTTAGAAAATAAAATCTCCCGTCGTTTCAAAATCCGAAGATTAGATAAGGACGACTTCGGCTATCTGATTGAACACCTTTACGGACAGACAGGCACTGCCTATGAAGAGTATGAGTATCCTCTATCAAAGAAAAAGCTGGAACATGAAACACTGATTAAAACCTATGACCTCATTAAGCCTACTCGCTGTCTGGTGGAAGAAAAACAGCGATATTTGAAAATCCAGCAGGAAGACGAAACCGCCTATGTAGCTTACTTTACCATCAACAGTATTGTCGGCGAACTGGACTTCCCGTCCTCTGAAATCTTCTACTACCAGCAACAGCAATTTACCTTTCCGATTGATACGTCAATGAATGTGGAAATTGTAGCGAATCGTAAAGCCCTATCTACTGTCCGCAATAAAAAGAAAGAACTGAAAGACTTGGATAACCACGCATGGCAAAGTGATAATGAAACCAGCTCTAATGTGGCGGAAGCTCTGGAAAGTGTGAACGAGCTGGAAACCAATTTAGACCAAAGCAAGGAATCTATGTATAAGCTGTCCTATGTTGTAAGGGTATCAGCAAATGACCTTGACGAACTTAAACGTCGTTGTAATGAAGTGAAAGATTTCTATGATGATTTGAGCGTGAAACTGGTACGACCTTTTGGGGATATGCTGGGCTTACATGAAGAATTTTTACCTGCCAGCAAAAGATATATGAATGACTATATTCAATACGTGACCTCTGATTTCCTCGCTGGTTTAGGTTTTGGTGCTACTCAAATGCTGGGTGAAAATGAGGGGATTTATGTTGGCTACAGCTTAGATACTGGACGCAATGTCTATCTGAAACCTGCTCTTGCCAGTCAAGGGGTTAAGGGTTCAGTAACCAATGCGTTAGCGTCTGCCTTTGTCGGTTCGCTGGGTGGTGGTAAATCCTTTGCGAATAACCTTATCGTCTATTATGCAGTGCTTTATGGGGCACAAGCAGTGATTGTAGACCCAAAAGCAGAACGTGGCAGATGGAAAGAAACCTTGCCAGAGATTTCCCATGAAATCAATATCGTCAATCTGACTTCTGATGAGAAAAACAAAGGCTTACTTGACCCTTATGTAATTATGAAAAATACCAAAGATTCTGAATCACTGGCTATTGATATTTTGACATTCCTTACGGGGATTTCCTCTCGTGATGGGGAACGCTTCCCAATCCTTAGAAAAGCCATTCGTGCAGTAACCAATAGTGAAGTGCGAGGGTTGATGAAAGTGATTGAAGAATTACGGGTTGAGAATACGCCACTAAGTACCAGCATAGCCGACCATATCGAAAGTTTTACAGACTATGACTTTGCCCATCTGCTTTTTAGTGATGGTTATGTAGAGCAGTCTATCAGCCTTGAAAAACAACTGAACATTATACAGGTTGCCGACTTGGTACTTCCTGACAAGGAAACTTCCTTTGAGGAATATACCACAATGGAGTTACTATCGGTAGCAATGCTGATTGTCATTAGTACCTTTGCGTTGGACTTTATCCATACAGACCGAAGTATTTTCAAGATTGTAGACTTAGACGAAGCATGGAGCTTCTTACAGGTGGCACAAGGGAAAACACTATCTATGAAGCTGGTTCGTGCTGGTCGTGCTATGAACGCTGGGGTATATTTCGTGACCCAAAATACAGATGACCTCTTAGATGAAAAACTGAAAAATAACCTCGGCTTAAAATTTGCCTTTCGTTCCACTGACCTTAACGAGATTAAAAAAACCCTTGCCTTTTTTGGTGTAGACCCAGAGGACGAAAACAATCAGAAGCGATTGCGTGATTTGGAAAACGGGCAATGCCTTATCAGTGATTTATATGGTCGTGTCGGTGTGATACAGTTCCACCCTGTATTTGAAGAACTGCTCCATGCCTTTGATACCAGACCACCTGTGCGAAAAGAGGTGTAA